The Bacteroidia bacterium genomic interval AATGGTGCAGCAGGAAGTGCGGGTAATATCTATGGACTTACCCCAAATATCATTGAGGAGCGTCAGATGAACGCCGTAGCGATGGACGTATTCTCCCGTCTTATGATGGATAGAATCATATTTCTAGGGACAGGAATCAATGATCAGGTAGCAAATATTGTGAGTGCACAGCTCCTTTGGATGCAGTCTGTTGATGCGAAAAAAGACGTAAATATCTATATCAACTCCCCAGGTGGAAGTGTTTATGCCGGTCTAGGCATCTATGACACCATGCAACTCGTTAGTCCAGATGTAGCAACTATCTGTACAGGCATGGCTGCATCTATGGGAGCAGTTCTTCTTTGTGCAGGTGCTGCAGGTAAGCGTTCGGGGCTACCTCATTCACGTGTGATGATTCACCAACCAATGGGCGGAGCACAAGGACAGGCTTCTGATATTGAAATTGTACACCAGCAGATCCAGTTGTTGAAAAAGGAATTGTATGAAATCCTTGCTAAGCATTCTGGACAGACTTATGAAAAAATCTGGGAAGACTCTGATCGCGACAAGTGGATGAAAGCTGATGAGGCCAAAGCCTACGGTCTGATTGACGATGTCCTCGCACCTGATCAAGAAGCCTAGATTATAAAGAATTTTGAGTATGCAGATGAGAAATGAAAGTTGTTCTTTTTGCGGGCGGTCAAAGAGAGAAGTTCAAATACTACTTGCGGGATATGGAGGTGCACATATTTGCGAAAATTGTGTAGCTCATGCTTCTACCATTATTGAGGAGGAGTTTAAGGAAAAACCTATAACTCGCATCACTCGGGTACCGAAACCCCGTGAGATTACTGAGCACCTCAATAAATATGTCATAGGGCAGGAAGAAGCCAAGAAAGTATTGTCCGTTGCTGTATATAATCACTACAAGCGGATCATGGATTCTGAATCCCGTACAGACGATGATGTAGAACTCGAAAAGAGCAATGTACTCATGGTGGGAAAAACCGGTACCGGAAAAACCCTCATGGCTAGAAGTATCGCTCGTCTGCTCAATGTTCCTTTTTGTATCGCAGATGCAACTGTACTTACCGAAGCGGGTTATGTGGGTGAGGACGTAGAAAGTGTGTTGGTGAGATTGCTGCAGGAAGCGGATTATGATGTAGATGCAACCGAAAGAGGTATCGTGTACATCGATGAGATCGATAAGATTTCCCGCAAGTCCGACAATCCTTCCATCACCCGTGATGTAAGTGGAGAAGGCGTACAACAAGCCCTTCTTAAGCTGCTCGAAGGCTCTGTTGCCAATGTTCCCCCCAAAGGAGGAAGAAAGCATCCGGAACAAAGTCTGGTACAAATAGATACAACCAATATTCTCTTCATCTGCGGAGGCGCTTTCGAAGGAATAGAGAAAAATATATCCAAGCGGATTTCCGTACAAGAGATCGGATTTACGTCTACCAATGGTAAAGATATTGAAGGAGAAAACCTCTACAGATATATCCAGCCTGCTGACTTAAGATCTTTCGGTCTCATCCCGGAAATCATTGGTCGACTTCCCGTACTCACCTATCTCAATCCTCTTGACGAGAAAGCCCTGAGAAGGATTCTCGTTGAACCCAAAAACTCTATCATTCGTCAATATAAGCGCATGTTTGAGTTGGAAGGCAAAACCCTGAGTTTTGAGGATGATGTCCTGGATACAGTTGTGAACAGGGCCAGTGAACTGAAACTGGGAGCTCGTGGTCTAAGATCAATTATCGAAGCAATCATGCTGGACGTCATGTATGATATGCCGGAGTCTGATGTCGAGCATTACCATATTACGATGGATATTGCCCGTGAGAAACTGGTCGAAGCAAACCTGATCAATTTCCGCCAGGCGGGATAAAACAATATTTTTAGAACAAAATTGCCATTCCTGATTTATATTAGGGATGGCATATTTTTTAGCCCATTAGCCTAAAAGCAGTAAGCAAACAGGCCTTATCTATGAATTACCCCGACCTATCCGATCCAATCATTTTTCTGGGAGCTTCGATCATGGTTTCGCTGGTTGTATTTTTCCGCTATGTTCTCATTGCCGGTGGATTCTATCTTTTCTTTTATGTTTTCAGAATCAAACAATACGAACAGCGTAAACTGAGCAAAAGACTTCGGGAGAAAAATCAATCCCGCAAGGAAATCCTTTGGTCCTTCTGGACTTCTCTGGTATTTGGAGTTAGCGGGGCATTTATGCTCTGGGCCTGGCAAAAAGGCTATACGCAAATATATTTTGACATTTCCGAGCATCCTCTCTACCTGCTACCCCTGAGCTTTTTTGGAACCATGCTTATCCATGAAACCTATTACTACTGGTTGCACAGGTGGATGCATAAACCTAGCGTCTATAAACTGATTCATCGTGTTCATCATGATAGCATCGTTACCTCTCCCTGGACCTCCTTTTCTTTTCACCCCTGGGAATCTGTCCTACAATCCATCGTAGTGCCTTCACTTGTATTTATCTATCCCATGCATGTGTCCGTAGTGCTGCTACTCCTGACAACCATGACGCTTACCTCCTGTATTAATCACCTCGACATAGAAATTTATCCCAAAGGCTTTGACAAGCATTGGTTAGGAAAATGGCTTATAGGGGCTACCCATCACAGCTTGCATCACTCCCAGTTTCGCTTTAATTATGGCCTCTATTTCACCTTTTGGGACAAATGGATGGACACAGAAAGTCCGCATTATCATAAAAGGTTTAAGGAGAAAACCGAGGAAGGCAGTAAGGAAAAGCTTGCAAAAGTATAGGGAATCCTAAAACTTTGTTGTAAAAAGGGGTGCGAAAGCACGATTGATAAAACAACATGCACTTTAGTGTTTTTATTGTCTATAAGATGCATCCATAGCATGCATTTTATTGTTATTAATAATGAACCTATAATCTCGCGGACATGAGTACTTACAGACACATCCAGTTTTGGCTGCTCCTTGGTCTATTTATGATATTCAGTAATGCATTTGCTGATGGAGAAAAATCCATTCAGGCAAAGATCAATAAAGTGGTCCGCACCGCTGAGTCATATATAGGTACTCCTCATGTCTGGGGAGGGATGAGTAAAAAAGGCATAGACTGTTCTGCATTGATGAAAGTGAGTTTTGCTGCTGGAGGAATTGAACTTCCTCGAAATTCGCGTCAACAAGCCACCGTTGGTAAAGCTGTAAGGCGTAGAGACCTCCGTAGAGGGGATTTAATCTTCTTCAAGATCAATGGAGCTAAAATCAGTCATACAGGTCTTGTAACCAAACGTATAGGCAATGATGTAGAGTTTATTCATACCTCCTCTTCGAGGGGTGTAATGAAATCCCGGCTCAATGAAAAATACTGGACCCGACGCTACTCAAATGGACGCAGGGTATGGAAAGGTAGAGAGAGAAGGCAGCAACGTCCGCCTATCGCATCCACGCCGCCACCCAGAAAAGCAGACAAAGCTGCTCCACAGACTGATCCTGTGATAGTCGAAGAACCCAGAGAAGAAAGACCTCCAAGCGCGATTGGTGCCGGTCAATTCCCTCAGGGATCCAGTCACGAGTTGAAAAGAAAAACCCTCAAGCGTATGAGTGATAGTGAGCTTACACTCGTAAGTATGGAAATATATGCCCGAAACGGCTATATTTTCCCCACACCAAAAGCACGCAAGATGTTTGAAGACCTGGATTGGTACCAGGCCATTCCCAATAAGACTTCCAACAGACGTAAGCTCAATAGACGTCTGAGTCTACTTGAGAAATCCAATCTGAAACGAATCCGGAAAGAATTGTCCAAAAGGATCGGGAGCTGAAACCGCTGAGAGCCTATTGCCTCATAGCCGCACTCCCTGATTCGTGCAGAATAATAGCGTGCATACAAAGCCAAAAATATGTAAAGATTGCAAAGCTCCCTTTTCTTACAAAAGAAAGGGGAGCTTTGATTTAGGCGGAGGGCTTACAGATAGCTTTACTTAACGATCACATCTGTAGTAATCGTCACAAAATCTCCCGATCCCAGTTCTCCAAAAGCGATACGCGTGGATTCGGTATGATCATCATTGGTCAGGAAGTTGTTTTGATTAAAAGCTTCTACTCTGACGTAGATAGGGTTGGGACGATAAACCCATTGGGTTCCACTGGCAAATCCATTGCCTTGCAAATCCATAGCAGGGAAAGACAATCTTCCATTGGCATCGGTTGTCCCGATATTATTGTTCGCTACATTGGGAGATCCTGTATACAAGCCATCACGATTGTTGTCTTTGTGCTCATTGTAGGAAGATTGGAAAGGAAACAGGATCACCGTAGCATCAGCGATGGGGTTTCCAGCTTCATCTTCTACAAAAAAGATAAGCTCCGCCATGGGAGTAATATTGGGTTCAATTTCTTCTGCACAGGATGCTAGTCCCAAAATCAGGAATACACCCAACGTAATTTTCCAAACCCAACTATATTTGTTCTGAATCATCATTACCTATTTTCTGCAATTTTCTAGAATAACGAATAAAAAATCAATCCATTATCAGACATTTTGCGCTTATTTGGGCAAGAATATCAGATAGATCTTTTATTAATAACGGTCAATTACTCATTTCTGCTGCAAGATCAGCTTTTCCTCCGAAAAAAGAGCTTAAAAATAAAGATACTAGCTTAGGACATGCGAAAGATATTCATAGCCATAAGCCTCCTATTGAGCATTCTCTTTATACTTGCCCTCCGGCCTGTACCTATGCTTAAGGAAAATGAATGTAAAGAGGTAATCGGAACGTTGGAGCGACTGCAAGAAGGGCCGGGATATGACCTGGTATTCAAATTGGCTGAGGATTCCAGGCACTTCTATATCAATAGAGCCCTGGAACAGGGATTGAATCTCGCGGAATTGAAAGCCCAACTTATCGGAAAAGAGATAAGCCTAAAATATCCCGAACACTGGACGCCTCTGGATCCCTTTAATGAAAGTATTCATGTTTCCATACTCGAATTTGAAGGAAAAAAACTCTATGACGAAACCCCTCAGGAATAAAGGCCTATTTTTTCTCTGCCAATAAGTCTTTCTCGATTAGGGTTGCGGCAATTTTGGCTATCAGCTCAAAAGGAATTCCGGATCTTTTAGCCATATCCAGCAAAGAATATTCTCCATCAGCAAGATTCAATACCCAAAGCATAGCCATCTGCAAGGCCTTGCTATCACTATTTCCTCCAATAGCATCGTACAAGCCTCTCTTTCCTAATTGAGGTTCGCATTTGGGGGAAAGGTTAACATAGGTCTTATTGGCTTCCAGAAGCTCAACTACTTTTCGGTACATCTCCAGAGATTCCTCGATATATTCGGGCCGAACCAGTTCAAGATTATCTCCGGAAGTATGATACTCCGGATATTGTCCAAATTGGGTACGGGTAAAATTGCCTACTGCCAGATTGAAAGCAGGAGAACAGAATTGGCGTTCATCATATCCATAGGGAAAGAAGTCTATCACTTTATGAGCTTTGCCCGATTGCTCCAGTACATACTCAGCAATTTGGTCAATTTCAGCATCTCCTCTTCGACTTCGTTTATAGGTAAAATTGCCGGGGTCTCCCAATAAAGAAGCTACCAGGCCGTGTTTGATGTAGGGGATTCTCTCCTCATTTTCAGCTAACCAGGTAATCGATCCAATAGTACCCGGAATGAACAAAAAGCGATACGAATACCGATTGCTGGAAGTCAATAGTCCTTTCGCCAATTCCGTCACCACAGCTATACCAGTCAGATTATCATTAGCCAAAGAGGGATGGCAGATATGCGCCGAAAAAATCACTTCATCGGAACTTTCCCCTGGAATATACAATTCTCCATAAGTCAGAGATCCTGCTTCAAGACTTGAATCAATAAATACCTCGTATTCTCCATTCTCCAATTTCTGTAAATCCTCATGCCGCATACAAAAGCCCCATTGTTCCCGATAGTAACTGGTTCTATAGGGAATAAGATCCGGCTGATCCGGAAGGCTATACACATGCTTTTTCAGTGCCTCAAGATCCATTTTTTGATGGACAGGCGTACTATAATTGAGGATATGGAGATTATGCTCGGCAAAATCAATCACCTTATTTCCCGCTGCGTCCTTCACCCAGGCTTCACGGATATTCCATTCCTTGGGTACAGTCCAGTCAAAGACCTGCTTTCCACTCGGAACCTCAAAAATATCCAGGGGGATTTCTTCCTGGAGCATGCGGAGGCTTTCTCTTACTCCATTTCCAGTGATGCTACGGCAAATTGGATAGAGGCGCTGAGCAAGCTGATGCATGCTTTCGCCAATACGGGATTCTGTAATCATGTCAATAAAGGTAGGCGATTAAGCCCAAAAATCAGACGAAAATTACGGGAAGATATTAGGCTGCTTCCTTTTCAAACTGAAGGACTTCCCGATTCCTCGCTGCCATTCTTTTTTCACGTGGTGTACGGATATTAAATTTCCGCATAAGTTTACCCGCCCAAACCCGAGGTTTGATGATCAGGTAATAATGTACCATGATGGAAATTGCAGCATATAGTGCCGATAAAATCCTAATGGGAAAGAAAACCTCACGAAAAGCTTTTTCTCTAAAGCTAATCTCCTTGAAAGCATCTATGCTAATTTTAAAGAAAGGCATAAATCCCCAGATAAAATTCTCTCCCATGGTTCTCACATATTTGTGGAAATCACTGGAGGTTCCATCCATAGACTTATAGTAACCATCCAATTCTAACTGCCGCAATTTTCCTTTAAATGCGAGTCCAGCCAAAAAATGCCAGTCATTGCCCAAAACAGACCTCAATCTGAGTTTCTTACCCCAATCCAATCTGAACATACCATGAATCAGTCCCGCCATCTTGGAAGTCTGATAAAGTTTCAGGGAACGTAGTAAGGGAACATTACCATCAATGGTTTGTCCTTCTTCACAATCTTCCACGCGTCCATCAACCATGTAGTTTACCTTTCCACATACCAGCGCATATTCTCTGTTATTTTCCAGATAGTCTACATATGTACTGAGGATACCAGGAGGAAAATAATCATCATCAGATAGGTAGATAAAATATTTTCCATTCGCAACATGGAGGAGGTATTCGAAATTGGGCATCAAACCCAAATTTCTCGACTGCCTGTGATAATTGATGCGATGATCCATGCGTGCATATTTTTCACACAATTCTCGAGTCCCATCAATCGAGGCATTATCAGATATGATAATCTCCAGATTGGGATAATCCTGAGCAAGTAAAGAGGACAAGGCTTTTTCTACACGGTTGGCTCCATTAAAAGTAGGAATTCCAACACTTACTAGCGGTCTAGGGTTTTCCGACATGGCATCGGCTTTTTAAATGGTTTTCAACATCCGGTTTTGCTTCCGGTAAACTGGTTGTACAGATCGTCCTATAAGGTATTTATTCACCCCTTCCTCAATGGCTTTTTTATAAACATTGAGGGCTTCGTGGAAGACCTCTACGGTACGGTCAGTATCTTTATCTGTATGAGAGAAACTATTGACAAGATTGGGGGCAATGATCCCTCTTTTCATGATTTCCTGCAGAAAGAGAGTTCGATACGGTTGCGAGGGTAGTTTGTCCTGCCCTTTCGTACCAAATACCAGACATGCTGGATGCCCAATAATAGAGAAATACTCTCCAATCCCATATTCATCAATAGATTTCTGGATACCTGCGCGGAGTCTTTCTCCCTGGTAATCCAGATATTCAATCACATTATGCTTTTTATATTCGTCAACAATGGACATATACGCGGCCAGGGCATGATTTTCTGCACCATGTGTAGTCGATAAGAGGAATACTCTCTCTTTATCGTGATGCAATCCCCCCAGTTCCATCAATTCTCTTTTCCCTGCCAAAGCGGAAACAGCAAAACCATTTCCCATCGCTTTTCCGAAAGTTGTCAAATCAGGTACAACTCCATATTTGGTTTGAGCTCCCCCTAAGTGCCAACGATATCCGGTGATCATTTCATCCAGAATAAATACGGTTCCATGTGCTTTACAAAGTGACATAAATTCGCACAGGAAATCCTGATCTACCGGCGTGTATTTCTCTGTTTCCATGATAACACAGGCAATATCATCCGGATATGCCTCAAACATCGCCTTTACAGATTCAAGGTCATTGAACTTGAATTTGAGGGTTTGGTTGATCACGTTTTGAGGAATGCCTGCATTGATAGCAGTCGCCCCAATAAACCAATCATCAATGGAAAAGAAAGGATGATCACCACAAATGGCAATTAGGTCCCTTCCGGTATAGGCTCTGGATAGTTTAATCGCCGCTGTAGTGGCGTCTGAGCCATTTTTGCAAAACTTCACCATTTCCATTCCAGGAGTAACTTCCAGGAATTTCTCGGCGGCTTTCAGCTCTATGTGAGCAGGTCTTGCATAATTATTTCCCAATTGCATCTGCTTGTAAGCAGCTTCTATGGGTGCTTCGTATCCATGTCCAAGACTAATTGCCCGCAGGCCCATTCCATACTCAATAAACTCATTACCATCCACATCCCATACATGGCATCCTTTACCTCGCTCAATAATGGGAGGCATAAATTCCGGATACTGGTCATCCCCCTTGGCGTAAGTATGCGCGCCGCCAGGAATTAGTTCATGAAATTTGGGTTGAAGTGCTAAGGAGTTGCTAAAGTCTGTAATCTTATCCATGAAAAATCGAAAAAAGTATCATATCATGTGTGCCTGCCTGTAGTTTAGCTTCTACTATTCAAAAAAAAGAAAAGGAAGCAGTATCTAAAGGAAAAGCTACTGAATGGATACATTTGTCTATTGAATGGCAAAAATATATCCATTTAAAGATATGAGTCTTCTCACCTAACGTGAGAAGACCATTTTTCTTGCATGGAAAGCTTCAGCATATCGGCTGGGGCTGGCGGATTCAAGACCTCGTACCCGCATCAGAGAAATGAAGGTTTCTCTGTCAAACCAGTGTTTACCTGCCTGGGTAGGAAATGCCTCAAGCAGGATTTCAATCTTCCGTTCGGCATCTTCCTCATCTATATGGAAGAAACAATTCGGAATTCCCAGATCTCCGTCATATTTGGGGATTTCATACTCAAGGATCATATGGTTCCGGAAAGTGTTCCAGGCCAGATCTGATAGGAGTCTATGATCCTGATGTCTATCTGAACGATAATGGGTAAATACCACATCCGGCTCAAATCCTTTTTTGATTTCCTCAAATTTTTCCTTGATCTCCAGGGCTGAAAACTGGAGGAAGGCATCCCTGAAGCTAAATACGCTAACTTCAGCAGGGACGCCTTCCAGAAATTTGGCAGCGCTTGCCTCCGCCTCATTTTTTCGCGTTTCATTGGAGGCGAAAACGACCCAACGAACTTTGGCGATTTTATAGTTTCTAAATAAATGAAGCAAGGTTCCTCCGGCTCCAATCTCAATATCATCGCTATGAGCTCCCAGGCACAAGACATTGAGGCCTTCGGATTTATCAAAGGTCAAAAACTGCATATTTCTTTATTACAACTGTATCAACTCTTTTGGATTGACATCTTTTTCCTGCCAGACAGTCCAGGGAGTATTTCCTTTCGCCTCCATTTCATCCAACTTCATTTTATCCTTGAAGGTATCCATCGCTTCCCAGAATCCATTATGGTGATAGGTGGTCAGTTTTTTATTTTCGATCAGCCTTTGGAAAGGTTCTGCTACCAATTCGTCTCCATACTCCATATAATCGAAAATCTGAGGTCTGAAGGCAAAGTAGCCCACATTTAACCACAATTTTGCATTAGAAATAGGAGAAATTGAAGTAACCAGACCATCTTCCTCTGACTTGATGACATGAAAACTGGCCGTCGGTTTGTAGCTGGCAAAGCTGGCTACCTTATCCGGTTGCTCTTTGAAATGGTCGATCAAAGAAGGGAGGTGAATATCAGATAAACCATCTGAATAATTCGCCAGAAACATTTCCTCTCCTTCGAGGTATTGTCTGACTTTCATCAGACGCATTCCAATATTAGAATTGATACCGGTATCAACAAAGGTGATATTCCAGTCTTCTATGTCAGAATTGATCAGTTCTATGTTCTTGCCCCCTTTCGAATAGACAAAGTCATTGGAAATGGTCTCATCGTAGTTGACAAAATAATCTTTGATATAATCCCCTCTATATCCCAGGGCCAGAATAAAATCTTTATGACCGAAATGTGCATAATATTTCATCACATTCCAGAGGATGGGTCTGTATCCAACCCGTACCATAGGTTTCGGAATGGTTTCAGAGTAGTCTCGCAAGCGAGTTCCAAGGCCACCGCAGAAAAGTACAACTTTCATTAAATGGGTAATTAAAGGTTAAGTTTATTAAGGTGTTAGCACGGGTGGATCAAAAACAATGGTCTCCGGAATCGGAACAACAAATTTAGCTCCCCACTCTCCAATAAAGGCCATCTGCCTGATGATTTCATCTTTGATGTTCCAGGGGAGAATCAATACATAATCAGGTTTTGTTTCTGCGATTTTATCCGGATGGTGGATAGGGATATGGGTCCCTGGCAGAAATTTGCCTTGTTTATAGTCACTCCTGTCAACCACATAATCCAGAAAATCTTCCCTGATTCCACAATAGTTGAGCAAGGTATTTCCTTTACCAGGCGCTCCGTATCCAACTACTGTTTTTCCAGATCTTTTAGCATCTATCAAAAAACTCAGCAATTTCCGCTTGGTCTCTTTTACTTTTTCTTCGAAGTCTGCATAGAACTCAAAGCTGTCCATCCCCAAATCTTTTTCCCTTTGTAGCAGAGCTTGTGCTCGCTCTGTGACAGGAAGGTCTGTGTTCTCTGTATGTCTCCCATAAATTCTTAAGGAGCCTCCATGAGTAGGAATTTCTTCTACATCAAATAAGGTCAGACCTGCCTTGGCAAATATTTGGGTTACCGACAGAAAAGAAAGGTAACAGAAATGCTCATGATATATCGTATCAAACTGATTTTCTTCTACCAGGCGTTGCAAATGAGGAAATTCCATCGTTATCACGCCTTTTTCTCCCAGCATTACCTTCATTCCCTCTACAAAGTCATTGATATCCGGAACGTGAGCCAGCACATTATTTCCCAATAGAAGGTCCGCAGAACCGTATTGATCTTTGAGTTTTTTGGCTGATTCTACCCCAAAATACACAACCTCTGTCCGCACTCCTTTTTCTATAGCGACAGCCGAGCAGTTTTCAGAAGGTTCTACCCCCAATACGGGTATTCCTTTTTCGACAAACCATTGTAGCAGATATCCATCATTACTGGCAATTTCTACCATCAGATTATCCTGTTTAAATCCAAATCGCTCGACCATCAAATCTGTATAGTCTTTTGCATGCTGGACCCAACTGGTAGAATAAGAAGAGAAGTAGGCATATTCCCCTCCAAAGATTTCTTCGCCACTCACATACTCATCTAATTGAACCAACCAACAATCTCCGCAAACAAAAGTATGCAGGGGATAGAAAGGTTCCATCGAGTTCATCTTTTCGGGGTAAATGTAGCTTTCACAGAGCGGGGACATACCCAGATTTACCATGCTACTCAAGTTTGTTGAGTTGCAAAATCTACAGCTGCGATCCTGGGCAGATTCTGCAGCGCTATGGGAATGATTAGCCATAAGAGAAATGTTTTAGAATAGCCTAGAGGGCTAATCCAGTAAAAGAATCGGTTAAGTATGGATAATTTTGATCTTTTTCGGAAAGAATCGTTGCTTCGAGCGGCCACTCAATACCTATACGAGGATCGTCAAACCTGATACCTCCTTCATGACCGGGAGTATAAAAGGCCGTATGATGATAAATCAAATGTGTATCCTCTTCCAGGGTTTGAAAGCCATGGGCAAAACCTTCCGGTATATATATCATTCGTTTATTTTCAGCAGATAGCTCTACACCTATCCATTGGAGGAAGCTGGGAGAATCTTTTCTTATATCTACCAAAACATCGAAGACCTTACCTTTAATGCATCGGATCAGTTTGATCTCAGCAAAAGGGGGATTTTGATAGTGAACGCCCCGAATACTGGCTTTGGTTCGGGTTTCAGAATGATTGAATTGGACAAACTCTTTCGAATGTCCAATTCCTTCAAATTCATTTTTACAATAGGTGCGGGCGAAAAGGCCTCTTTCATCTTTGAAAGCTTCCAAATCGATTATATAAGCATCCTTGAGCTTCGTTTCAGTAAATATCATTTACACCAGACTTAATGACTCATCGATCTCTTTGTTGTCGAGCAAGTCATTAACCACTACCAATCTCATCAAACGGGATTTTCTGAAATCTGCATCCTTAAATCCGATACCTCTCAATCCCTCGATCAATCCTTCAATAGAAGTTTTGAGTGTAAATTCTGGTTGATGATCTGGAGCCAGCTCTTTAAAGAGATCAAAATTAACGCGGTAAGATCGTTTATCGGGCTCGGCATTTTCATTAACAGAAACGTCAATATTCGGCAAAAGACGTTGCACTTCATAAGCCAACTCTTTAACCTGGTAGTTCCATTCATTACTACCGGTATTAACAACGAGGAAATTCCCTCCATTTTCATTGCTTCTTCCATTGGACCAGCGAATAGCTCTAGCCATATCCAACACATTGATCAGGGGTCTCCAGGGAGTACCATCACTGAGAATGTCAATCTTACCGGAAGTCAGTGCTCCAGCAACAAAGTCATTTACTACCAGATCCAGGCGAGTTCTTTCACTCATTCCACAGGCAGTAGCAAATCTGTGACAAGTAATCTGAAAGTCATCACTTGCCAGTGGCTCAAGATCTATTTCAGATTGAATCTTTGAT includes:
- a CDS encoding sugar phosphate nucleotidyltransferase; amino-acid sequence: MKVVLFCGGLGTRLRDYSETIPKPMVRVGYRPILWNVMKYYAHFGHKDFILALGYRGDYIKDYFVNYDETISNDFVYSKGGKNIELINSDIEDWNITFVDTGINSNIGMRLMKVRQYLEGEEMFLANYSDGLSDIHLPSLIDHFKEQPDKVASFASYKPTASFHVIKSEEDGLVTSISPISNAKLWLNVGYFAFRPQIFDYMEYGDELVAEPFQRLIENKKLTTYHHNGFWEAMDTFKDKMKLDEMEAKGNTPWTVWQEKDVNPKELIQL
- the rfbC gene encoding dTDP-4-dehydrorhamnose 3,5-epimerase, whose translation is MIFTETKLKDAYIIDLEAFKDERGLFARTYCKNEFEGIGHSKEFVQFNHSETRTKASIRGVHYQNPPFAEIKLIRCIKGKVFDVLVDIRKDSPSFLQWIGVELSAENKRMIYIPEGFAHGFQTLEEDTHLIYHHTAFYTPGHEGGIRFDDPRIGIEWPLEATILSEKDQNYPYLTDSFTGLAL
- a CDS encoding SDR family oxidoreductase — encoded protein: MKVLITGNQGYVGPGLIKEFRKHHPDATLIGFDSGYFAKHLTSTKIAPEAYLDVQHYGDVRRFPEHLLEGVDTVVSLAAISNDPIGNRFEKPTMDINYKANVEIAKMAKRNGVKKFIFASSCSVYGAAEDAPRTESSTLNPLTAYAKSKIQSEIDLEPLASDDFQITCHRFATACGMSERTRLDLVVNDFVAGALTSGKIDILSDGTPWRPLINVLDMARAIRWSNGRSNENGGNFLVVNTGSNEWNYQVKELAYEVQRLLPNIDVSVNENAEPDKRSYRVNFDLFKELAPDHQPEFTLKTSIEGLIEGLRGIGFKDADFRKSRLMRLVVVNDLLDNKEIDESLSLV
- a CDS encoding class I SAM-dependent methyltransferase, encoding MANHSHSAAESAQDRSCRFCNSTNLSSMVNLGMSPLCESYIYPEKMNSMEPFYPLHTFVCGDCWLVQLDEYVSGEEIFGGEYAYFSSYSTSWVQHAKDYTDLMVERFGFKQDNLMVEIASNDGYLLQWFVEKGIPVLGVEPSENCSAVAIEKGVRTEVVYFGVESAKKLKDQYGSADLLLGNNVLAHVPDINDFVEGMKVMLGEKGVITMEFPHLQRLVEENQFDTIYHEHFCYLSFLSVTQIFAKAGLTLFDVEEIPTHGGSLRIYGRHTENTDLPVTERAQALLQREKDLGMDSFEFYADFEEKVKETKRKLLSFLIDAKRSGKTVVGYGAPGKGNTLLNYCGIREDFLDYVVDRSDYKQGKFLPGTHIPIHHPDKIAETKPDYVLILPWNIKDEIIRQMAFIGEWGAKFVVPIPETIVFDPPVLTP